A window from Pseudomonas sp. MRSN 12121 encodes these proteins:
- a CDS encoding NADPH-dependent F420 reductase: MHIGIIGAGFIGRAVAQLALAAGHEVMLSNSRGPQTMSSVASGIRGSRIGSVADAVQFGELVLVAIPLAHYRSLPAALLAGKTVLDANNYYPDRDGHIEALDRFETTTSQLLAEHLEGARVVKVFNAILAQDLLTDARPGGAPDRRALPIAGDDPQAKTQVVQLLDELGFDAVDGGSLADSWRFERAKPAYCIPLDKAGLRAALAAAQRQVEVPEGSWRS; this comes from the coding sequence ATGCATATCGGCATTATCGGGGCAGGTTTCATCGGACGCGCCGTGGCGCAATTGGCTCTGGCGGCGGGGCATGAGGTGATGCTCAGCAATTCCCGCGGCCCACAGACCATGAGCAGCGTGGCCAGCGGTATTCGCGGCAGTCGCATCGGCAGCGTCGCAGATGCCGTGCAGTTCGGCGAATTGGTGCTGGTGGCGATCCCGCTGGCGCATTACCGCAGCCTTCCTGCGGCGCTGCTGGCCGGCAAGACGGTGCTGGACGCCAATAACTATTACCCGGACCGCGACGGGCATATCGAGGCCCTGGACCGCTTCGAAACCACCACCAGCCAACTGCTCGCCGAGCACCTCGAAGGCGCCAGGGTGGTGAAGGTATTCAACGCCATCCTCGCCCAGGACCTGCTGACCGACGCCCGCCCCGGCGGCGCCCCCGATCGCCGCGCCCTGCCCATCGCCGGCGACGATCCGCAGGCCAAGACGCAGGTGGTGCAACTGTTGGACGAGCTGGGGTTCGATGCGGTCGATGGCGGCAGCCTGGCGGACAGTTGGCGCTTCGAACGGGCCAAGCCGGCGTATTGCATCCCGCTGGATAAGGCCGGGTTGCGGGCCGCCCTGGCGGCGGCGCAGCGCCAGGTCGAAGTGCCCGAAGGCTCGTGGCGCTCCTGA
- a CDS encoding GAF domain-containing protein: MAKSSPLFDSLQADIDALARQLGVSSILIMRSLPQHMQVEASGGRHEDTYPIGAQGQKSSLAHNGRALYCERVVDSGQPLYVKDSRLEAEWAGNEDEVEFGLSNYLGYPVRDADGEVFGTVCALHESARQYSAEEQAALEALRHKVEALLARSPQ; encoded by the coding sequence GTGGCCAAGTCTTCCCCGTTGTTCGATTCGCTGCAGGCCGATATCGATGCCCTGGCCAGGCAACTGGGGGTCAGCTCGATCCTGATCATGCGCTCGCTGCCCCAGCATATGCAGGTCGAAGCCTCCGGCGGACGGCATGAGGATACGTATCCGATCGGCGCCCAGGGCCAGAAAAGCAGCCTCGCGCACAATGGCCGGGCGCTGTATTGCGAGCGGGTGGTGGACAGCGGCCAGCCGTTGTACGTCAAGGACTCGCGCCTGGAAGCCGAATGGGCAGGTAACGAGGACGAGGTGGAGTTCGGCCTGAGCAACTACCTGGGTTACCCGGTACGCGATGCCGATGGCGAGGTGTTCGGCACCGTCTGCGCGCTGCATGAAAGCGCCAGGCAGTACAGCGCCGAGGAACAGGCCGCGCTGGAAGCGCTCCGGCACAAGGTCGAGGCCTTGCTCGCCCGTTCGCCGCAGTGA
- a CDS encoding dihydrodipicolinate synthase family protein, translated as MSRKAIHWSGVFPAVSTQFKPDFSLDLDATHGVMRNLVADGVSGLVVCGTVGENTSLSTAEKLSVIEVAKDAAGGRVPVIAGIAEFTTEFARNTVREAAKVGVDGVMVMPALVYSAKPHETAAHFRTIATGTDLPVMVYNNPPIYKNDVTPDVLIALQDCENIVCFKDSSGDTRRFIDLRNAVGDRFVLFAGLDDVVVESIAVGAEGWVSGMSNAFPREGETLFRLAREKRFEEALALYRWFMPLLHLDARPDLVQCIKLCEELVGRGSAITRPPRLALQGETLAEVKAIVAKALAERPQLPDVGL; from the coding sequence ATGAGCCGTAAAGCCATTCACTGGAGCGGTGTGTTCCCCGCCGTCAGCACCCAGTTCAAGCCCGACTTTTCCCTCGACCTGGACGCCACCCACGGCGTCATGCGCAATCTGGTGGCCGATGGCGTGTCGGGCCTGGTGGTGTGCGGCACCGTGGGCGAGAACACTTCGCTGAGCACCGCGGAAAAACTCTCGGTGATCGAGGTCGCCAAGGATGCCGCCGGTGGTCGCGTGCCGGTGATCGCCGGGATTGCCGAGTTCACCACCGAGTTCGCCCGCAACACCGTGCGTGAGGCCGCCAAGGTCGGGGTCGACGGGGTGATGGTGATGCCGGCCCTGGTGTATTCGGCCAAGCCCCACGAAACCGCCGCGCACTTTCGCACCATCGCCACCGGCACCGACCTGCCGGTGATGGTCTACAACAACCCGCCGATCTACAAGAACGACGTCACCCCGGACGTGCTGATCGCCCTGCAGGACTGCGAGAACATCGTCTGCTTCAAGGACTCTTCCGGCGACACCCGGCGTTTCATCGACCTGCGCAACGCCGTGGGCGACCGCTTCGTGCTGTTCGCCGGCCTGGACGACGTGGTGGTGGAGAGCATTGCCGTCGGCGCCGAAGGCTGGGTCTCCGGGATGTCCAACGCCTTCCCCCGCGAAGGCGAGACCCTGTTCCGCCTGGCCCGGGAAAAACGCTTCGAGGAAGCCCTGGCGCTGTACCGCTGGTTCATGCCGCTGCTGCACCTGGATGCGCGTCCGGACCTGGTGCAGTGCATCAAGCTCTGCGAGGAACTGGTCGGTCGCGGCTCCGCGATCACCCGCCCACCGCGCCTGGCCCTGCAGGGCGAGACCCTGGCCGAGGTCAAGGCGATAGTCGCCAAGGCCCTGGCCGAGCGTCCGCAGCTGCCGGACGTCGGCCTGTAA
- a CDS encoding Ldh family oxidoreductase — MSDLVNLSLAQVHELSLKVLTRHGLSDAHARAIAEVITQGQRDECHSHGLYRLLGCVRSVREGQVDPLAEPSLRSVSAGVLEVDAHYGYSLLAFRTGLPLLAQKARSQGLAAMAIKRCFHFSALWPEVEAIAAEGLVGLAMNPSHSWVAPAGGRNPVFGTNPLAFAWPRPAGEPFVFDFATSAIARGDIELHARQGKPIPEHWAVDAQGRPTTDAQAALQGAMQTFGGHKGSALAAMIELLAGALIGDLTSAESMAFDAGVGAAPCHGELILAFDPKVFLGEDYPHGLERAERLFAAITAQGARLPSQRRFEARARSLQHGVHIPRALFDDIQALLIP; from the coding sequence ATGTCCGATCTCGTTAACCTGTCCCTCGCGCAAGTCCATGAGCTGTCGCTCAAGGTCTTGACCCGCCATGGCCTGTCCGACGCCCACGCCAGGGCCATTGCCGAGGTCATCACCCAGGGCCAGCGCGACGAATGCCATTCCCATGGCTTGTATCGCCTGCTGGGTTGCGTGCGTTCGGTGCGTGAAGGCCAGGTCGACCCGCTGGCCGAGCCGAGCCTGCGCTCTGTTTCCGCCGGCGTGCTGGAAGTGGATGCGCACTACGGTTATTCCCTGCTGGCGTTCCGCACCGGCCTCCCGCTGCTGGCGCAGAAGGCCCGCAGCCAGGGGTTGGCGGCCATGGCGATCAAGCGCTGTTTTCATTTTTCGGCGCTGTGGCCGGAGGTCGAGGCCATCGCCGCCGAAGGGTTGGTGGGCCTCGCCATGAACCCCAGTCACAGCTGGGTGGCACCGGCCGGGGGCCGCAACCCGGTGTTCGGCACCAACCCGCTGGCCTTCGCCTGGCCGCGGCCGGCGGGTGAGCCGTTCGTGTTCGATTTCGCCACCAGCGCCATCGCCCGCGGCGACATCGAACTGCATGCGCGGCAGGGCAAGCCGATCCCCGAGCACTGGGCCGTCGACGCCCAGGGGCGGCCCACCACCGATGCCCAGGCCGCCCTGCAAGGGGCCATGCAGACCTTCGGCGGGCACAAGGGCTCGGCCCTGGCAGCGATGATCGAACTGTTGGCCGGTGCCTTGATCGGCGACCTCACCAGCGCCGAATCCATGGCCTTCGATGCCGGCGTAGGTGCCGCGCCTTGCCACGGCGAACTGATCCTGGCATTCGACCCCAAGGTGTTTCTCGGCGAGGACTACCCGCACGGCCTGGAACGCGCCGAACGGCTGTTCGCCGCCATCACCGCGCAAGGCGCCCGGTTGCCGTCGCAGCGCCGCTTCGAGGCCCGGGCACGCAGCCTGCAACACGGGGTGCACATCCCTCGGGCGCTGTTCGATGATATTCAGGCGCTGTTGATCCCATAG
- a CDS encoding SGNH/GDSL hydrolase family protein codes for MRQILLAPLLALSLAAGSCLAGPAFDHLYAFGDSYSDNGASDRLTRDMLSRQFKDAQPLPGELYWQGRWSNGPTAVEVLAQNLRLPLTDHAVGGAKSGRNNYYAWMTAYRDTGVSGQIDDYLANAKGRADPRALYFIFISANDFFEHADFGHQEPIDDLAASSIEHIQDAVSRLAGAGARHFLVVGSTDLSHAPAVVAGGQREQALRYQQRLQRQLPTLLAPLSQQLAVRLTYFDHIAFSDRLRGQAAEHGLTQLDQPCQPTYPEVKPACAQPDGYFYWDEWHPTRKVHALAGAAMAKALDQDR; via the coding sequence ATGCGCCAGATCCTGCTCGCTCCCCTGCTCGCCCTTTCGCTGGCTGCCGGCAGTTGCCTGGCCGGCCCGGCGTTCGATCATCTCTACGCGTTCGGCGACAGCTATTCGGACAACGGCGCCAGCGACCGCCTGACCCGCGACATGCTCTCCCGCCAGTTCAAGGACGCGCAGCCATTGCCCGGCGAGCTGTATTGGCAGGGGCGCTGGAGCAATGGCCCGACCGCCGTGGAAGTGCTTGCCCAGAACCTGCGGCTGCCCCTGACCGACCACGCCGTGGGCGGCGCGAAAAGCGGGCGAAACAACTACTACGCCTGGATGACCGCCTACCGCGACACCGGGGTGAGCGGGCAAATCGACGACTACCTGGCCAATGCCAAGGGCCGGGCCGACCCACGGGCGTTGTATTTCATCTTCATCAGCGCCAACGACTTTTTCGAGCACGCCGACTTCGGCCACCAGGAACCGATCGATGACCTGGCCGCCAGCAGCATCGAGCATATCCAGGACGCCGTCAGTCGCCTGGCCGGCGCTGGCGCCAGGCATTTCCTGGTGGTCGGCAGCACGGACCTCAGCCATGCGCCGGCAGTGGTCGCCGGCGGCCAGCGCGAGCAAGCCTTGCGCTATCAGCAGCGACTGCAACGGCAATTGCCGACGCTGCTGGCGCCCCTGAGCCAGCAGCTCGCGGTACGCCTCACCTACTTCGACCACATTGCCTTCAGCGACCGGCTGCGTGGCCAGGCCGCCGAGCATGGCCTGACCCAGCTCGACCAGCCCTGCCAGCCGACCTATCCCGAGGTGAAGCCGGCGTGCGCTCAGCCGGACGGCTATTTCTATTGGGACGAATGGCACCCCACGCGCAAAGTCCATGCCCTGGCGGGCGCCGCCATGGCCAAGGCCCTCGACCAGGACCGCTGA
- a CDS encoding GNAT family N-acetyltransferase: protein MNLHFETPNLLLCPRTLEHFDACIAMDLDPQVTRYIPGPWDGGQEHRDFLRSRMERDFGEFCGYWAIFAKSAPDEFLGWVSFIPYEAVGPELEMGWRLVRRAWGRGIASEAAARIVEHAFVGAGVERIVADAHALNEASLGVARKLGFRFVRDGEFEGLPSKFFEMTRADFAAWER, encoded by the coding sequence ATGAACCTCCACTTCGAAACCCCCAACCTGCTGCTGTGTCCACGCACCCTGGAACACTTCGATGCGTGCATCGCCATGGACCTCGATCCCCAGGTCACCCGTTACATCCCCGGCCCCTGGGATGGCGGCCAGGAACACCGCGACTTCCTGCGTTCGCGCATGGAGCGCGACTTCGGGGAGTTTTGCGGGTATTGGGCGATTTTCGCCAAGTCCGCGCCGGATGAGTTTCTTGGCTGGGTGTCGTTCATTCCCTACGAGGCGGTCGGCCCCGAGCTGGAAATGGGCTGGCGCCTGGTGCGCCGGGCGTGGGGCCGGGGTATCGCCTCCGAGGCCGCAGCGCGCATCGTCGAGCATGCGTTTGTCGGCGCCGGGGTCGAGCGCATCGTGGCCGATGCCCATGCCTTGAACGAAGCCTCGCTGGGGGTGGCGCGCAAGCTCGGCTTCCGCTTCGTGCGCGACGGCGAGTTCGAAGGTTTGCCGAGCAAGTTCTTCGAGATGACCCGGGCGGATTTCGCTGCGTGGGAGCGCTGA
- a CDS encoding aldehyde dehydrogenase (NADP(+)) has translation MPVTGQLLIGQSRVRGGHGEVHALAAATGEALAPSFGGAGPDDLERACALAEAAFDPYRETGLEQRAAFLESIASNILALGDELIERCMSETGLPRARLEGERGRTVGQLRLFAAVVRDGSFLEARIEPAQPGRQPLPKVDLRLRQIALGPVAVFGASNFPLAFSVAGGDTASALAAGCPVVVKAHSAHPGTSELVGQAIQQAVQRHGLPEGVFSLLFDAGRSIGQGLVADRRIKAVGFTGSRTGGVALMKIAAAREEPIPLYAEMSSINPVLLLAQALAERGADIARAFVGSLTLGAGQFCTNPGLILAVDSPALRAFEAAAAAALKAVPAQTMLTPGIHASYAQGVEQLLRHTEVETLGQGLGGERYQARAGLFATSADAFMARAELRGEVFGPASLIVRCTDAAQLQALLEGLEGQLTIALHLSDADHPQVRALLPLLERKAGRLLVNGFGTGVEVGHAMVHGGPFPATSDSRTTSVGSLAIQRFLRPVSYQDLPQTLLPETLRSDNPLQVPQRLDGLRPT, from the coding sequence ATGCCTGTAACAGGACAACTGCTGATCGGCCAATCCCGCGTGCGTGGTGGCCACGGCGAAGTGCATGCGCTGGCCGCCGCCACTGGCGAGGCCCTGGCCCCGAGTTTCGGCGGCGCCGGCCCGGACGACCTGGAGCGCGCCTGCGCCCTGGCCGAGGCGGCGTTCGACCCCTATCGGGAGACCGGCCTGGAACAGCGGGCGGCGTTCCTGGAGAGTATCGCCAGCAACATCCTCGCCCTGGGCGACGAACTGATCGAACGCTGCATGAGCGAGACCGGCCTGCCCCGGGCGCGCCTGGAAGGCGAGCGTGGGCGCACGGTCGGCCAGTTGCGGCTGTTCGCGGCGGTGGTGCGCGACGGCAGCTTCCTGGAGGCCCGCATCGAGCCGGCCCAGCCTGGGCGCCAGCCCTTGCCCAAGGTGGATCTGCGCCTGCGCCAGATCGCCCTCGGGCCGGTGGCGGTGTTCGGCGCCTCGAACTTCCCCCTGGCGTTCTCGGTGGCCGGTGGCGATACCGCCTCGGCCCTGGCCGCCGGTTGCCCGGTGGTGGTCAAGGCGCACTCGGCGCACCCCGGCACCTCGGAGCTGGTGGGGCAGGCGATCCAGCAGGCGGTGCAGCGCCACGGTTTGCCGGAAGGGGTGTTCTCGCTGCTGTTCGATGCCGGCCGCAGCATTGGCCAGGGGCTGGTGGCGGATCGGCGGATCAAGGCCGTGGGCTTCACCGGTTCGCGCACGGGCGGTGTGGCGTTGATGAAGATCGCCGCGGCCCGCGAGGAGCCGATTCCGCTGTATGCCGAGATGAGTTCGATCAACCCGGTACTGCTGCTGGCCCAGGCGCTGGCCGAGCGCGGCGCCGACATCGCCAGGGCGTTTGTCGGTTCCCTGACCCTGGGCGCCGGCCAGTTCTGCACCAACCCCGGGTTGATCCTGGCTGTCGACAGCCCGGCGTTGCGGGCATTCGAAGCCGCGGCGGCAGCGGCGCTGAAGGCAGTACCTGCGCAGACCATGCTCACACCGGGCATCCACGCCAGCTATGCCCAGGGTGTCGAGCAGCTGCTGCGACACACTGAGGTGGAGACCCTGGGGCAGGGCCTGGGCGGCGAGCGTTATCAGGCCCGGGCCGGGCTGTTCGCCACCTCGGCCGACGCCTTCATGGCCCGGGCGGAGCTGCGCGGGGAAGTCTTCGGCCCGGCATCGTTGATTGTGCGTTGCACCGATGCGGCGCAATTGCAGGCGCTGCTGGAGGGCCTGGAAGGTCAACTGACCATCGCCCTGCATTTGAGCGACGCCGACCATCCGCAGGTGCGCGCGCTGCTGCCGCTGCTGGAGCGCAAGGCCGGGCGCCTGCTGGTCAACGGCTTCGGCACCGGGGTCGAGGTCGGCCATGCCATGGTGCATGGCGGGCCGTTCCCGGCCACTTCCGATTCCCGCACCACCTCGGTGGGCAGCCTGGCGATCCAGCGCTTCCTGCGTCCGGTGTCCTATCAGGACCTGCCGCAAACCCTGCTGCCAGAAACCTTGCGCAGTGACAACCCGTTGCAGGTGCCGCAGCGCCTCGACGGCCTGCGCCCGACCTGA
- a CDS encoding LysR family transcriptional regulator has product MDRLTSMEAFVAAAESGSYARAATRLGLSPQMVAKHVAALERRLGARLLNRTTRRQSLTELGGAYLERCKHILGEAQAADSLAQIMNATPRGKLRISAPVTFGSYSLMPFVTAFLREHPEVEIDLHLTDRYIDLVEEGYEAAFRIGPLADSSLTARPLAPYRLIACAAPAYLAARGTPQLPADLERHECLGYAYWSRPADHTWQFRRDGQMHEVKVRSRLQVNESKALLSAAVDGFGVVLGPADFLEPARAAGELVQLLPGYEAPSRAMHLLYRPDRQMTAKLRHFVDAAIARFGA; this is encoded by the coding sequence ATGGATCGCCTGACCAGCATGGAGGCCTTTGTCGCGGCCGCCGAAAGCGGTTCCTACGCCCGTGCGGCAACCCGCCTGGGGCTCTCGCCGCAAATGGTCGCCAAGCATGTCGCGGCGCTGGAGCGGCGGCTGGGCGCGCGCTTGCTCAACCGCACCACGCGCCGGCAAAGCCTGACCGAATTGGGCGGTGCCTACCTCGAGCGCTGCAAGCACATCCTCGGCGAAGCCCAGGCCGCCGATTCCCTGGCGCAGATCATGAACGCCACGCCCCGGGGCAAGTTGCGCATCAGTGCGCCGGTCACCTTCGGCTCCTACAGCCTCATGCCTTTCGTGACGGCGTTTTTGCGTGAGCACCCAGAGGTCGAAATCGACCTGCATTTGACCGATCGCTATATCGACCTGGTGGAGGAGGGCTATGAGGCGGCCTTTCGTATCGGCCCGCTGGCCGACTCCAGCCTGACCGCCAGGCCGCTGGCGCCCTATCGGCTGATCGCCTGCGCCGCCCCTGCCTATCTCGCCGCCCGGGGCACGCCGCAACTGCCGGCCGATCTCGAGCGGCACGAGTGCCTGGGGTACGCCTACTGGTCGCGGCCGGCGGACCACACCTGGCAGTTTCGCCGCGACGGCCAGATGCATGAGGTCAAGGTGCGCAGTCGCTTGCAGGTCAACGAGAGCAAGGCGCTGCTGTCGGCGGCCGTGGATGGTTTTGGCGTCGTCCTGGGACCGGCGGATTTCCTCGAGCCGGCCCGGGCCGCGGGGGAGCTGGTGCAATTGCTCCCGGGGTACGAGGCGCCGAGCCGCGCCATGCACTTGCTGTACCGGCCAGACCGGCAGATGACCGCCAAGCTGCGGCACTTCGTCGATGCGGCCATTGCGCGTTTCGGGGCCTGA
- a CDS encoding APC family permease, producing MSGQGKFKKQLSLVDLTFIGLGAIFGSGWLFAASHVSAIAGPAGIFSWLLGGFAVLLLGIVYCELGAALPRAGGVVRYPVFSHGPLLGYLMGFITLIAFSSLVAIEVVAARQYAAAWFPGLTHAGSSNPTILGWLVQFALLCLFFWLNYSSVKTFAKSNNFISLFKFVVPLLVIGVLFSFFKPDNFHVQGFAPFGLSGIEMAVSAGGIIFAYLGLTPIISVASEVRNPQRTIPVALILSVLLSTLIYGLLQLAFLGSIPTEMLANGWSSISKEFSLPYRDIALTLGVGWLAYLVVADAVISPSGCGNIYMNATPRVVYGWAKTGTFFKIFTRIDEQSGIPRPALWLTFGLSVFWTLPFPSWEALINVVSAALVLSYAIAPISVAALRKSAPDLPRPFRVSGFGVLGPVSFVIAALIVYWSGWGTVSWLLGLQILMFVVYLCCKRLVPTDHLSLGEQVRSSLWLIAFYALTILVSWLGSFGGIGTLTHPYDTLVITLMALGIYYWGANTGVPGSKLVLEGEDE from the coding sequence ATGTCAGGCCAAGGCAAATTCAAGAAACAGCTCTCTCTGGTCGACCTCACTTTCATCGGCCTGGGGGCGATCTTCGGCTCCGGCTGGTTGTTCGCCGCCAGCCATGTCTCGGCCATCGCCGGGCCGGCGGGGATCTTCTCCTGGCTGCTCGGCGGTTTCGCCGTCCTGCTGCTGGGCATCGTCTACTGCGAACTGGGCGCGGCGCTGCCGCGAGCGGGCGGGGTGGTGCGTTATCCGGTGTTCTCCCACGGGCCGTTGCTGGGCTACCTGATGGGCTTCATCACCCTGATCGCGTTTTCCAGCCTGGTGGCCATCGAGGTGGTGGCGGCACGGCAATACGCGGCGGCCTGGTTCCCGGGGCTGACCCATGCCGGCAGCAGCAACCCGACTATCCTTGGCTGGCTGGTGCAATTCGCCCTGTTGTGCCTGTTCTTCTGGCTCAATTACTCCAGCGTCAAGACCTTCGCCAAGTCCAACAACTTCATCAGCCTGTTCAAGTTCGTCGTGCCGCTGCTGGTCATCGGCGTGCTCTTCAGCTTCTTCAAGCCGGACAATTTCCATGTCCAGGGTTTTGCCCCTTTCGGCCTGTCCGGGATCGAAATGGCGGTCTCCGCCGGCGGAATCATTTTTGCCTACCTGGGCCTGACCCCGATCATCTCGGTGGCCAGCGAAGTGCGTAATCCGCAGCGCACCATTCCCGTCGCGTTGATTCTTTCGGTGCTGCTCTCCACCCTGATCTACGGCCTGCTGCAACTGGCGTTTCTGGGCAGCATTCCCACCGAGATGCTGGCCAACGGCTGGAGCAGCATCAGCAAGGAATTCTCCCTGCCGTACCGAGACATCGCCCTGACCCTGGGCGTCGGCTGGCTGGCCTACCTGGTGGTGGCGGACGCGGTCATTTCCCCCAGCGGCTGCGGCAACATCTACATGAATGCCACGCCACGGGTGGTGTACGGCTGGGCGAAGACCGGGACCTTCTTCAAGATCTTCACCCGCATCGACGAGCAGTCCGGCATCCCGCGCCCGGCGCTGTGGCTGACCTTCGGCCTGTCGGTGTTCTGGACCTTGCCGTTCCCCTCGTGGGAGGCGCTGATCAATGTGGTGTCCGCGGCCCTGGTGCTCAGTTATGCGATCGCCCCGATCAGCGTGGCGGCCCTGCGCAAGAGCGCGCCGGACCTGCCGCGGCCGTTTCGGGTCAGCGGCTTCGGCGTGCTGGGGCCGGTGTCGTTCGTCATCGCCGCGCTGATCGTCTATTGGTCCGGCTGGGGCACGGTGTCCTGGCTGCTGGGCCTGCAGATCCTGATGTTCGTCGTCTACCTGTGCTGCAAGCGCCTGGTGCCCACCGACCACCTGAGCCTCGGCGAACAGGTGCGCTCGTCGCTGTGGCTGATCGCTTTCTATGCCCTGACCATCCTTGTTTCCTGGCTGGGCAGCTTCGGCGGCATCGGCACGCTCACTCATCCATACGACACGCTGGTCATCACCCTCATGGCCCTGGGCATCTACTACTGGGGCGCCAACACCGGCGTGCCGGGCAGCAAGCTGGTGCTGGAAGGGGAAGACGAGTGA
- a CDS encoding YXWGXW repeat-containing protein translates to MLLRYTALAAVVVVASGCVQERVVHERRVVERAAPVEYVEVVAPRPPPVRVIEVEPMHRPGYVWSRAYWHWDGRQYVAVHGHWETLRPGYHYVHPYWEPRGDGWHLHAGGWAS, encoded by the coding sequence ATGTTGTTACGTTACACAGCTCTGGCAGCGGTGGTCGTAGTGGCCTCCGGGTGTGTGCAGGAACGGGTGGTGCATGAGCGGCGGGTGGTCGAACGCGCGGCGCCGGTGGAGTACGTCGAGGTGGTCGCGCCGCGGCCGCCGCCCGTGCGAGTCATCGAGGTCGAGCCCATGCATCGCCCGGGTTATGTCTGGTCCCGGGCTTACTGGCACTGGGATGGCCGGCAATACGTGGCTGTCCATGGGCACTGGGAAACCTTGCGTCCCGGCTACCACTACGTGCACCCATACTGGGAGCCTCGCGGCGACGGCTGGCACCTGCACGCGGGTGGCTGGGCCAGCTGA
- a CDS encoding sensor domain-containing phosphodiesterase, which translates to MPDKAIIEERRLAALHALELLDTASCENFDRICRMAAEYFKVPTALISLVDRDRQWFKSRVGFDEPQTPISQSFCAFTIQGREVLEVRNAVLDPRFQDNPLVTREQGIRFYAGAPLLTSSGYAIGSLCIIDKAEQQLSLAERQQLRDMAAMVMEQVEQRQRQRRRDPVSGLCNREQFQTDLRDLAEHHLGEKRVLVLIDALDMKVAHELTLALGLAPFETIIRFLALRLKEYLGRHVRVYHVSVKRFGFLLPAPAPGLDRLLQALVSRLRRQPPGLGFPMIPTVCAGAVEFEIHPQSVDDALRKAMFALELAMARRSFWAHYDAGRDHAQRRAFNLTSDLGEALSSGQIYLMFQPRFALPDGAQVSAEALLRWEHPWLGPISPAEFIPVMERNGLIHQVTHWVVDTVLGKLRAWCLPEHCKLSINLSPRDFQDQDIAEIIRRACQRHDVDPRRLEVEITEGEWLRSNPNVLEQLTRIRELGTDVAIDDFGTGYSNFAYLHQIPANVVKLDKSMITDLEHNTQHQKITRSILSLARELGYRTVAEGIESFQCLQMLHAFGCDEAQGYFLARPMLQDKFLAWSGANRFPLQPCV; encoded by the coding sequence ATGCCCGATAAGGCAATCATCGAGGAGCGGCGCCTGGCGGCGCTGCATGCCCTGGAGTTGCTGGACACCGCCAGTTGCGAGAACTTCGACCGGATCTGCCGCATGGCGGCCGAGTATTTCAAGGTGCCTACCGCCTTGATCAGCCTGGTGGATCGCGATCGCCAGTGGTTCAAGTCGCGCGTGGGTTTCGATGAACCGCAGACGCCGATCAGCCAGTCGTTCTGCGCGTTCACGATCCAGGGCCGCGAGGTGCTGGAGGTGCGTAACGCGGTGCTCGATCCGCGCTTTCAGGACAATCCGCTGGTGACACGCGAGCAGGGCATCCGTTTTTATGCCGGGGCGCCCTTGCTGACCTCGTCGGGGTATGCGATCGGCAGCCTGTGCATCATCGACAAGGCCGAGCAGCAGTTGAGCCTGGCCGAACGCCAGCAACTGCGCGACATGGCGGCGATGGTCATGGAGCAGGTCGAGCAACGTCAGCGCCAGCGTCGTCGCGATCCGGTCAGCGGCCTGTGCAATCGCGAGCAGTTCCAGACCGACCTGCGCGACCTGGCCGAGCATCACCTCGGTGAAAAGCGCGTGCTGGTGCTGATCGACGCCCTGGACATGAAGGTGGCCCACGAACTGACCCTGGCCCTGGGGCTGGCGCCTTTCGAGACGATCATCCGCTTTCTCGCGCTGCGCCTGAAGGAGTACCTGGGGCGGCATGTGCGGGTCTATCACGTGTCGGTCAAGCGCTTCGGCTTTCTGTTGCCGGCGCCGGCGCCGGGGTTGGACCGTCTGCTCCAGGCCCTGGTCAGTCGCCTGCGCCGCCAGCCACCCGGCCTGGGCTTTCCGATGATCCCCACGGTCTGCGCGGGCGCGGTGGAGTTCGAGATCCATCCGCAGTCGGTGGACGATGCGCTGCGCAAGGCCATGTTCGCCCTGGAGCTGGCGATGGCCAGGCGCAGTTTCTGGGCGCATTACGACGCCGGGCGCGATCACGCCCAGCGACGTGCGTTCAACCTGACTTCGGACCTCGGTGAGGCCTTGAGCAGCGGCCAGATTTACTTGATGTTCCAGCCGCGCTTCGCCCTTCCCGATGGCGCCCAGGTCAGCGCCGAGGCCTTGCTGCGCTGGGAGCATCCGTGGCTGGGGCCGATTTCTCCCGCCGAGTTCATTCCGGTGATGGAGCGCAACGGCCTGATTCATCAGGTGACCCACTGGGTCGTCGACACGGTGCTCGGCAAGCTGCGCGCCTGGTGCCTGCCCGAGCACTGCAAGTTGTCGATCAACCTGTCGCCCAGGGATTTCCAGGATCAGGACATCGCCGAGATCATCCGGCGCGCTTGCCAACGGCACGACGTCGATCCGCGGCGGCTCGAGGTGGAAATCACCGAAGGCGAATGGTTGCGCTCCAACCCCAATGTGCTGGAGCAACTGACGCGCATCCGCGAGCTGGGCACGGACGTGGCCATCGACGATTTCGGCACCGGCTACAGCAACTTCGCCTACCTGCACCAGATCCCGGCCAATGTGGTGAAACTCGACAAGTCGATGATCACCGACCTGGAACACAACACCCAGCACCAGAAGATCACCCGCTCGATCCTCAGCCTGGCCCGCGAGCTGGGCTACCGCACCGTGGCCGAAGGCATCGAGAGTTTCCAGTGCCTGCAGATGTTGCATGCGTTCGGCTGCGACGAAGCCCAGGGCTACTTCCTGGCCCGGCCAATGTTGCAGGACAAGTTCCTGGCGTGGAGCGGCGCCAACCGGTTTCCGTTGCAGCCCTGCGTCTAG